CGAGCTAATTAAGTCACAACATTGAATTACAAGGGGCaggtaacatttattttatagcaAAAGCATTACAATAGGAGCATACATTCGGTTGAGGGATGGAATTTTTACGTACACATACATTTGTTTCACTTCAACTCATACGAATTGATTAACTATGTCAACTTTGCAGTTCACTTTGGGTTGATTACTAGGATtcaaattaaacttaagttgaAGTGTCTACAATTAAAGCTTTTCCACTCATAAATACGCTTTTGGAGGGGCGATTGTCACACCGACGACAGAACACTATCATTGATTGAGAACGGTAATGTTGGGGTGTCACATTTCGGAAAATTTTACAGTAAAGACGCTGCCATGTAAAATTGTAGGGGTTCAGGAAGAGAACGATGACAAACAGTAGACCGTCGTAAAAAATAACAAGACAGAAACGAAGTTCTTGAACGTGCaataagtaagtataatattgtaataaaatagtgGGTAGAGTGTAAAGTGATCGGTTAAAAGTTCTAAGCGAACCGACAATAAAATCATATTGAAGCATAGTTACATGACGTGGCGAAAGAAAATCACGAACGTGTTAAAACGTCAAATGTGGAGTAGTAGGGTAAAATGAAATGACGAGAAGGCGTGGATGAAACAAAGGGTGATGTCGATGTATCATACGTCATGTCTCCGTATCCTACGGTCGTCATTGTCACGACCGCCCACCAAAACGCATCAGGTATGGATTTGAAGAAGCTGTTCTCACTTCCGGCTTCAGCGAAGTACACCGCAGATGAAAACAGCACCACACCTTTAAGAACAAGCACACACCAACGGCGAATACAGTGCGACATACAGGCCAGGGAGCGCTTGCGAGCGGACGGGGTCAGGGTGGTGCGCGACGCGGGTTACCTCATGTCTCCATAGCCGACGGTGGTCATTGTAATCACTGCCCACCAAAAGGCATCAGGTATTGATGAGAAATTAGTATCGGGGCAATCTTTATCAGCAAAGAAAACGGCACTGGAGAACACGACCACCCCTGCGAACACAAAGTTTGTTGTGTACGCAAGCCTCAAGCCCGCGTCGCGGCCTCGTCCCGCCCGGCATCGACCGCGCTGCGCGTTTCTTTCCGTAGCTGCTCTGCTTCAAACTTATACTCCTTACTGTATCTCAATATGTTTACTCAAATACTTGGAAAATTTAATAACGGATAAAGTTACGTGTGTGACTCGGGACATTGCTTAGAATAGATTTTTAATATAAGATATTTTGACTTGTCATAATACAATACGACGAATTATTAGATATGACGTTTTTCCACTCACCTATGAacaggaaaaatattaaaagtccAAGTTCTCGCATCGATGCTTTCAACGTTCTTCCCAAGATTTGCAATCCTTTAGAGTGGCGGGATAACTTAAAGATCCTGAAGACTCGTACAAGCCGAATCACTCGAAGTATGGCGAGACTCATGGCTTGGTTAGTCGATTTGTCTTGCGGGGACACTGGTGCCCGAGGCAGATTCAGCGTGTCTTCCTCTTCAGCGACCACGGTGGCCAGAGTGATGAAGTAAGGAATGATAGCTATTATATCTATAATGTTCATCACGTCTCTAaagaaattaaatttgtttggACATGCTAAGAACCGCACTATCAATTCGAACGTAAACCAGATTATACAGAGAGTCTCAATGAGGAAAAAGGGATCAGTGATGTCGGGCACTTCATCTTCCTCGATCTTGGTACCATTTGTTGTGGTATTAAAGACCTTATAGTGCTTAAATTCTGGAAGCGTTTCCAAGCAGAAGATGACGATAGAGAGGAGGATGACAAACACGGAGATGATGGCAACTACGCGGGCCGCCTGTGAACTCTCAGGGTATTCAAATAGAAGCCAAATCTTGCGTTGTCGTTCGTTTGAAGGGAGAGGTTTCTCTTCTTCCTTTATGAAACCTTCATCCTCACTGTAATAGACGTTATATAAAGTTGTTCAATTTTTCTATAAAATTACTACAAATTTAGAGACTATCTCTACAAAATGATGAACAGGCAACTTTCAGTAATTCTAAACACACTAAGTGTGCCTATGTTGTTCTTGAGCAATGGAATTTATGAgaaaaaaataagtataatgtaaataaattgttAAACGCGTACCGGAATTTGTTAGTGGCCTGCTCGCCCAGTTCGTAAAACTTGATTTCCTCCGAGAACACGTCCAGTGGAACATTGACCGGACGCCGCAGTCGTCCGCCGCTTTGATAATAGTACAGGATTGCGTCGAAGGAGGGTCGGTTCCGGTCAAAGAAGTATTCGTTCCTAAAAAATATCCGTATATAATATTTCGTATGGTTACTTTTACCTATTTGTAATTGTATAGACAAAATGATGGAGGTTAAAGCAGTAGAAGTATTTCATTAATGTATTACGTGATCTCGTAGCTCAGGCCCTACTGCAAATAACGCAGTTTGCAAAACGTGCATCTTCCTATTTAACTCCATTTTAGGTCTGACAGATGTAGGTAGTGGCTCTGTTTGTTGGTTATTCACTTTAAGGTAGAGCAGTCATTTTTCATTTTGTGAGTAAACATAGTACTGAACTGAACTTACCGTAGTGGGTCAAAGTATCGTATCCGTCTTGACGGATCTCCTAAAAGTGTTTCTGGGAATTGATTTAATGTCCGTAGTTGGGTTTCGTATTTTAGTCCGCTAACCTgaaaagaaaatgaaatgttaagaaaaacaaatgagtaattaataaggtacagcggggcaaatctcgactgggggacaaatgtaactgatccatttcttccattattacactatgacgTTGAGTTAGAATTCTacacgagtggcgataaattaaaccacaGCGTTACGAATTTTctctttgcacgtgtatcgtacgaactTTTTTTAAAGCCAATTGCCGGCAATTCACATGCCATTGCCGCGTTTACTAGTAGTCCGTTCTCTATTGGGCATGCTTGTATGGAGAGGTATATATTTTGAGTACAGCATTGGCGTTTGGTATGGGTATTATACACGTCCTCCTGAGTCAAATAAGACCGGTAGCCACTTTGAACTCCGTGTCCGAAGGGGGGGAAGGGGGGTCAAAGTATGGAGCTCCCGGtgatcagaaaaaaaaatctggccGATTAGTTTgaacttttaagttaattttggtGACTTATTTATGTAACTAGATAATGCTCAATTTATTCCCAATactagttttttagggttccatagcaaAATATAGcgcaatatttaatataatgaatttttagTAGTCACGAAATGTAAACAAATCCTCATatttatttccatatttttttctgACCACCGGGAGCTccatactttgaccccccctcttATGGCTACCGGTCCTATTTGACTCAGGAGGACGTGTATAATACCCGTACCAAACGCCAATGCTGTACTCAAAAATTCATACCTTTTCCCAATAGAGAACGGACtatagttagttggtgcgtattgaacaagCGCGGCAattgtatgtgaattgctggcaattgtgttgcccgtgtaacagcactgTTGCTCTATCATAAAATGGTGACTCCGTATTCAGGAACTATTCGCGGTCGAAGTAATTGCGCGACGGGTACCGTAACATTAATTAAAAATGTTGATATGCTCGCGTTGTTTGGGCCAGCTACCACgcaccgcgccgccgctgcgcCTACCACGCGGCGCCCTTGGAGAACACAcaatataatgtatttttggACCGGTCCATTGCCAACCGCAAAACTACATCCGTGGCGGCGAAAGAAACATCGTGTGAAACTTCGATGTGCCCGTGAAtcgtaaaactaaattatgctTACTTTCAGTGCGCCTGTatgtaaatattgtttattttttctcATTGTACGCGATTTTACGGAAGCCGCTCTAGTAGTGAGACGCTGTACACACTGTATGGTACTTGTAGGGCACTTGGTTTGACACATTTCAATTTATCGGGGGATTCCTTCTTCGTCTTTTCAATCTCTTTTTCGGCTCTAGGCACGGGCCGTTAATGAGAATCTGACTCTGCCAAGGAGTAAAGTAAGGACCTATGTACATGTTCATCTTTTAAATAAGAAGgtagatatttttaaaacaaataatacaTACAAAATGATACACAGATTTTTGGAATGTTGAAAAAAcatgtttaattaattaacTACATCTCTTCGTAGGTACTAACTACACGAAAGGGGCCTAAAACGATAGGTTAGAAATTACTAGTAGatccattttgaaaatttactCCCATCATGCTGGAAGTAGTCTACTTACCTTAATTTGTGAGTGTCcacggaaaacgtcccactttgtcgattgctataaagcgtctttgtcagtttattcatataagatacaagtaaatctcgccttaatggtaaccgaaaAATTTGGTTCTAAATGCAAGTAATTCGAGTTTGATACATCCTCGAAGGTGGATACATTTTAGGGAGtcaacataaataaaattttccTTCGATTGCCAGGTCACTCGATGTAAATTACCCCACTATACATTTCTATGCCACTACCATGGTCTAGCAAGAGGATCAGACAGTCGTCAAAAGGCGTATTGAAACTTTCGTCATCATtgttccaaaattaataacttcAAAGTGCGGCCATTTTTTTAACCTCTGAATACGAAGTCACACCAAGAAAGTACTTTTCACATAATTACTTATACAAGAAATGTCAACTTTAATCATATTTTGAGCACATTTTCCGTTAAACTTAACTTTTTCAAGCTACAagtcaaataaatatgtattgaataatttttatgaaaaaaaaaccgccgcttttggggttctagtgaaaggtacttgcgaatgttggattatgtagaaatgtgtaggtatttgttAAAACTGATTGTaatataaatctttgattatttgattgaaacacaaatgaatatacgtataccgttaaggtttgaggagtttcctcaattcctcatgaatccgatatccgattatagGAAATCGAGCtttacaaaatttgacttgaaaacttaataatattcttaacaaacataacaaagagaacaaatctcctaacaaataaatgtcactgttctgaacttaaatgcttgctgttcttataaaaataccaaagtgactataagtgtgccgttcagatttgaggagttccattctaatcatcatcagaagttccactgcaccaaatgtcactgttctgaaagtgaatgcaagctgttcttataaaaataccaaagtcattataagcgtgccgttcagatttaacgagttccgttctgatctttatcagcagtttattttattttattttattggtattcaGGATAACACTGCactaaatgttactgttctgggggccgatttttgagtctcacggcgttcgaattcagaaaattgtcactgaaaataataggcaattcaccgatttcaaccggtattttagtgacagtgagactcaaaaatcggccccctggactTACAAGTGCATCATGctggtcttataaaaataccaaagtcactgtaagTGTGCCATTcggatttgaggagttccgttctgaccatcatcagc
This genomic stretch from Leguminivora glycinivorella isolate SPB_JAAS2020 chromosome Z, LegGlyc_1.1, whole genome shotgun sequence harbors:
- the LOC125241841 gene encoding LOW QUALITY PROTEIN: potassium voltage-gated channel protein Shaker (The sequence of the model RefSeq protein was modified relative to this genomic sequence to represent the inferred CDS: inserted 1 base in 1 codon) — translated: MVLVLSEVVVVFVSFGSLLNNYPALMFAGGGAGFQKQSKPPWENSNTNTNAAELTPSWSLPKLCSQEEEAGRPPQGGVVTFEPIQHDHDFCERVVINVSGLKYETQLRTLNQFPETLLGDPSRRIRYFDPLRNEYFFDRNRPSFDAILYYYQSGGRLRRPVNVPLDVFSEEIKFYELGEQATNKFREDEGFIKEEEKPLPSNERQRKIWLLFEYPESSQAARVVAIISVFVILLSIVIFCLETLPEFKHYKVFNTTTNGTKIEEDEVPDITDPFFLIETLCIIWFTFELIVRFLACPNKFNFFRDVMNIIDIIAIIPYFITLATVVAEEEDTLNLPRAPVSPQDKSTNQAMSLAILRVIRLVRVFRIFKLSRHSKGLQILGRTLKASMRELGLLIFFLFIGVVLFSSAVYFAEAGSENSFFKSIPDAFWWAVVTMTTVGYGDMTPVGVWGKIVGSLCAIAGVLTIALPVPVIVSNFNYFYHRETDQEEMQSQNFNHVTSCPYLPGTMGEPYLISGPIQKKSSMSDDSSSEMMELDENALVADPHLEQNLRRLQEEEKLLLEQQXALEAGNMDDFAALEHQDALRLNQLQQQELHKKQQVQAQRLALRQTQSATQPAPERREPTMRRRTTCTVRVNNLHAAEAIETDV